TCCCCCTTCAGGAACGCGAACAGCTCCCGCATCTCCTTTGGCGTGGTGTAGCCCACGGTGTCCGGCACGTTGATGGTGGTCGCTCCGGCCTCCACCGCCGCCTTGAAGATCCGTACCAGGAACGGCCACTCGCTGCGCGTGGCGTCCTCCGCGCTGAATTCCACGTCGTCCACGAAGGAGCGGGCCAGCGTGACGGCCTGCACGGCGCGCTCGACGACGGCGTCCGGTTCCAGGTTCAGCTTCTTCTGCATGTGGATGGGGCTGGTGGCGATAAAGGTATGGATGCGCGGCTTCTCGGCGGCCTCCACGGCCTTCGCGGCGGCCTCGATGTCCGCTCGGCCCGCCCGCGCCAGCCCCGCGATGATCGGGCCGCGCACCTCGCGCGCAATGCGGCTCACACCCTCCAGATCGCCGGGCGAGGCGATGGGAAAGCCGGCCTCGATCACGTCCACGCCCAGCCGCGCCAGCTGGTGGGCGATCTCCAGTTTCTGCGAGTGGTTCAGGGCCACGCCGGGGGACTGCTCGCCGTCGCGCAGGGTCGTGTCGAAGATGCGGATGCGGTCATTCTGGGCTTGCTGCGTCATGTGGGGCTCCTGTGCAGGGTGGGAAAGAAGCGGCAAACGAAAAAACCCCGGAGGGCGTTCCTCCGGGGGTTCAGGCCACGTTCGCTTAGCCGTTCACTCCACCGGAGGACGGGTAAGAAGAAGCGAGCCGAAACTGAACATGGCCGGAGTGTAAGCGCGGCCGGGGGCGGAGTGCAAGCATTGTCTAACTCGGGGCGGGAACCGTTGCCCTCCACGGAACGTAACCCTGGTCATGATTCCAGATCTGCCCACGCCGCCCGAAGAGGATAGAGTCGCGCGCAGCGGCCTGCGCTACCGCATCATCGGGAAGGTGCAGCCCACCGTGATCCTCGACCTCGACGCCCGTCACGGTGTGTTCACGGACGCGGGCGGCCTGTCGTGGATGACGCCCACGCCCACCATCAGCATGACCACGAACATGCAGGGCGGCCTGCTGGGCGGCCTCACGCGGGCCTTCAGCGGCGGCACCGTGTTCCTGATCCACCTGAACACCTCCTCGCGCAGGCAGGCGGCGTTCTGCGCGGATTTTCCGGGCCGGATCGTGCCGCTGGAACTCGATGCGGGCGAGAGCATCATCACGCACAAGCACGCCTTTTTGTGCGCCGAGAGCAGCGTGAACCTCGCCGTGACCTTCACCCGGCGCCTGGGGGCCGGCCTGGTCGGCGGGGACGGCTTCGTGCTCCAGAAACTCACCGGCCCCGGCCTGGCCTTCGTCGAGATGGACGGTGACGCCATCGAATACCGCCTCAGCCCTGGCGACACCATGCTCGTTGAACCCGGTCACGTCGCCATGTTCGACCCGAGCGTGGAGTTCAGCATCGAGATGATGAAGGGCATCCGTAACCTGCTGTTCAGCGGCGAGAGCCTGTTCTTCGCCAAGCTGACCGGCCCCGGCCGCGTGTGGCTGAACTCCATGACGGTGTCCAAGGTCGCTCACCGCGTCGGCGAGTACCTGCCCGGCAAGAGCTGAGCGCACAGGGCGGGGGCCAGGCGCCGGGTTCCCCCGAAGCACCTGGCCCCCGCGCGTGTTTAGACTTCCAGCGCCTTCTTGGTGATGAACGGCATCTGGTCGCGCAGTTCCTTGCCCACCACTTCCAGCGTGTGCGTCCGCATCTTGCCGCGCTGCTCGTTCATGTACGGGAAGCCCGCCTCGGCATCGTCGATGAAGCGCTTGGCGAACGCGCCGCTCTGGATGTCGCCCAGCACGCGGCCCATCTCTGCCTTGGTCTCCTCGGTGATGATGCGCGGCCCCGTCACGTAATCCCCAAATTCGGCCGTGTTGGAAATGCTGTGGCGCATGCCCTCGAAGCCCTTCTCGTAGATCAGATCCACGATCAGCTTGACCTCGTGCAGCGTCTCGAAGTACGCGATCTCCGGCTGGTACCCGGCCTCCACCAGCGTCTCGAAGCCCGCCTGGATCAGGTGCGTCACGCCGCCGCACAGCACGCTCTGCTCGCCAAACAGGTCGGTCTCGGTCTCTTCCTTGAAGGTCGTTTCCAGCACGCCGGCCTTCGTGCACCCGATGCCACGGGCGTACGCCAGGGCGATCTCGCGCGCCTTGCCGCTCGCGTCCTGCTGCACGGCGAAGATGCCGGGCATGCCCGCGCCGTCCACGTACACGCGCCGCAGCATGTGGCCCGGGCCTTTCGGCGCGACCAGGAACACGTCCACGCCCGCCGGGGGCTTGATCCGCCCGAAGTGCACGTTGAAGCCGTGCCCGAACGCGAGCGCCTTGCCGTCCGTGAGGTGCGGCGCGATGCTCTGCTCGTAGGTCTTCGGCTGCTGCTCGTCCGGGATCAGGAGCATGACCACGTCGGCTTCCTTCGTGGCGTCCTCGATGCTCGCCACGCGCAGGCCCGCCTGCTCGGCCTTGGCCTTGCTCGACGACCCGTCGCGCAGGCCCACGACCACGTTGAAGCCGCTGTCCCGCAGGTTCTGCGCGTGTGCGTGCGCCTGGCTGCCATAGCCGATGATCGCGATCAGCTTGTTCTCGAGGATGTCGGTGCTGACGTCACGGTCGTAGTACATTTTTGCTGCCATTCGTGGATTCTCCTACAGAGCGGTGAGTTCAGGGGGAATGTGGGCTAGGGGAGGGCGTGGGGAGTGAACTCACGACGGTCGAAGTACTCGACGTAGAGTTCGGGGTTCCGAAACGTCACTTCGCAGTAGTAATACTCGGAATCACGCAGATATCCGTGAGCCTTCAGGTCAGTGCCGTCGTAGGAGAATCCGGCCAGCACGCCGATCTCCCCGGCCCAGTCCATGCTTTGGATAAGGGGTTCGGCCTTGGCATCCGCTGCCTTGTGGAAAGTGAATGCGATGCTCTCCCAGTTCCTGACATCCAGGCGTACCCCGGTCAATCTGATGTTGCCGTCTATGAACATCTCGCTGATCCCGAGGAGCCAGCGTCTGGCTGTCAGATCCATCGACGACACCAGCACGGGAACGTCGGGAGAGACATCAAGAGCTGACATCATTGAGGGTTCCAGAACCCACATCAAATAGTTGCCGGACTGGGATTTTTCGGCCATTCAGAACAGGTTCGGCACGTGCCGCGCGCGTTCTTCCCTGGCCTCGACGCCTTCCATCACGGGTTTCAGCGCCTCGGTTTCGCCCTCGTGGTAGACGTGGCTGGGCACGTCGGCGTTGCTGCCGCGCGTCAGGGCAATGCGGCCGGTGCGCATGGTCTCCAGAATCCCAAACGGCCGCATCTGCTCGATGAAGGCCGTCAGTTTGCCTTCGTCGCCGGTGACTTCGAAGGTCAGGGCGTGGCGGCCGACGTCCACGATGCGGCTTCGGAAGTCCTCGGCGATCTGCCGGACTTCCACGCGGCTTTCCGGCGTGATGGCGACCTTCACGAGCACCAGTTCACGGTCCACGAACTTCTCCAGGCTGTGGTCGATGATCTTCACGACGTCGTGCAGTTTCTCGAGTTGCTTGATGGCCTGCTCGACCACGCCCCGGTCGCCGTGGACGACGATGGTCATGCGCGACACGCCGGGGTGTTCGGTGCTGCCGACCGATAGGCTCTTGATGTTGTAGCCGCGCCGTCCGAACAGGGCGGTGATGCGCGTCAGGACACGGGGTTCGTCGCGGACGAGCAGCGAGAGGAGCTGATCCTGGGCGTGCGTCATGCTTTGTTGGCCTCCTCGGCGGCGTGTTCCATGGCGTCACTCAGGTCCGGGGTACGCCCCGGTTCGGTCTCGATCAGTTCGTACAGCGCGGCTCCGGCGGGCACCATGGGGAACACGCCGTGCTCGTGCGGCACGACGACCTCCAGCAGGGCGGATTTCGGGTCATTCAGCCACGCGTCGATCGCGCCGGGCAGGTCGTCCATGCTGGTGGCGCGGTAGCCGGGCACGTCGTAGGCGTCCGCGAGCTTGATGAAGTCCGGGTTGCTGTCGCCCAGCCAGACCTCGCTGTAGCGCTTCTCGTGGAACATCTCTTGCCACTGGCGCACCATGCCCAGGAAGGAGTTGTTGATGATGCAGATCTTGACGTTGCGGATGTCGTACATCTTCAGCGTCGCGAGTTCCTGGGAGGTCATCTGGAAACCGCCGTCTCCGGCGATGACCACGGAACGCACGCCGGGTTCCGCCATGGCCGCGCCGATGGCCGCCGGGAAGCCGAAGCCCATGGTGCCCAGCCCGCCGGAGTTGATCCAGCGCCGGGGTCGCTCGAAGCGGGCGAGCTGCGCGGCGAGCATCTGGTGCTGCCCCACGTCGGAGGACAGGATGTCGTTCCCGTCCAGGCGATCCACGACCGCCTTCACGGCGTAGCCCGCTCCCCACGTCTCCGGCGTGACCGTCCGCGACGTCCACTCGGCCAGCGTGGCCTTCCACTCGGGCGTCAGAATCTTCTCGGCGCCCCTGGTCAGCATGGCGGCGGCCACCTTCGCATCGCCGCGCACCGGCACGTGCGTCCGGATGATCTTCCCGATCTCGGCAGCGTCGAGTTCCACGTGAATGATGCTGGCGTTCGGGGCGAAGCCGTTCACACGGCCCGTCACCCGGTCATCGAAGCGCAGGCCGATGCCCAGCAGCACGTCCGCCTCGCTGATCGCGCGGTTCGCGGCCACGCTGCCGTGCATGCCCGGCATGCCCAGCCACAGCGGATCGCTGGCGGGGAAAGCTCCCAGGCCCATCAGGGTCGTGGTCACGGGCAGCTGCCACGCGCGTGCCAGGGCGGTGATCTCGGGAGCCGCGTCGAGTCCGCCGCCGCCCACCATCATCAGCGGTTTTTTAGCGCCGCGCAGCAGTTCCTTGGCCCGCTCGATCGCCTCGGCACTGGGCGCTGGGATTTCCGGCCGGGCGTGCGGTGCGGGAATTTCCCCGTGGAACGCTGCGAGCTGGATGTCCTTCGGGATGTCCACCAGCACCGGCCCCGGCCGCCCGCTGCGCGCGATCCGGATGGCCTCCGCGACGATCCGGGGCAGGTCCTCGACCTCGCGCACCACGTAGTTGTGCTTCGTGATGGGCAGCGTGATCCCCGTGATGTCCGCCTCCTGGAAGGCGTCGGTGCCCATCAGGTGCCGGGCGACGTTCCCGGTGATCGCCAGCAGCGGCACGGAGTCCAGCATCGCGTCCGCGAGGCCCGTCACGAGGTTCGTCGCGCCCGGCCCGCTGGTC
The Deinococcus sp. KSM4-11 DNA segment above includes these coding regions:
- a CDS encoding AIM24 family protein, with protein sequence MIPDLPTPPEEDRVARSGLRYRIIGKVQPTVILDLDARHGVFTDAGGLSWMTPTPTISMTTNMQGGLLGGLTRAFSGGTVFLIHLNTSSRRQAAFCADFPGRIVPLELDAGESIITHKHAFLCAESSVNLAVTFTRRLGAGLVGGDGFVLQKLTGPGLAFVEMDGDAIEYRLSPGDTMLVEPGHVAMFDPSVEFSIEMMKGIRNLLFSGESLFFAKLTGPGRVWLNSMTVSKVAHRVGEYLPGKS
- the ilvC gene encoding ketol-acid reductoisomerase; its protein translation is MAAKMYYDRDVSTDILENKLIAIIGYGSQAHAHAQNLRDSGFNVVVGLRDGSSSKAKAEQAGLRVASIEDATKEADVVMLLIPDEQQPKTYEQSIAPHLTDGKALAFGHGFNVHFGRIKPPAGVDVFLVAPKGPGHMLRRVYVDGAGMPGIFAVQQDASGKAREIALAYARGIGCTKAGVLETTFKEETETDLFGEQSVLCGGVTHLIQAGFETLVEAGYQPEIAYFETLHEVKLIVDLIYEKGFEGMRHSISNTAEFGDYVTGPRIITEETKAEMGRVLGDIQSGAFAKRFIDDAEAGFPYMNEQRGKMRTHTLEVVGKELRDQMPFITKKALEV
- the ilvN gene encoding acetolactate synthase small subunit is translated as MTHAQDQLLSLLVRDEPRVLTRITALFGRRGYNIKSLSVGSTEHPGVSRMTIVVHGDRGVVEQAIKQLEKLHDVVKIIDHSLEKFVDRELVLVKVAITPESRVEVRQIAEDFRSRIVDVGRHALTFEVTGDEGKLTAFIEQMRPFGILETMRTGRIALTRGSNADVPSHVYHEGETEALKPVMEGVEAREERARHVPNLF
- the ilvB gene encoding biosynthetic-type acetolactate synthase large subunit, with protein sequence MGKEGADQLNGPDRGDMTGAKALWATLANHGISTVFGYPGGAIMPVYDALTFYPEVRHVLTRHEQGAAHAAEGWAKATGEIGVCMATSGPGATNLVTGLADAMLDSVPLLAITGNVARHLMGTDAFQEADITGITLPITKHNYVVREVEDLPRIVAEAIRIARSGRPGPVLVDIPKDIQLAAFHGEIPAPHARPEIPAPSAEAIERAKELLRGAKKPLMMVGGGGLDAAPEITALARAWQLPVTTTLMGLGAFPASDPLWLGMPGMHGSVAANRAISEADVLLGIGLRFDDRVTGRVNGFAPNASIIHVELDAAEIGKIIRTHVPVRGDAKVAAAMLTRGAEKILTPEWKATLAEWTSRTVTPETWGAGYAVKAVVDRLDGNDILSSDVGQHQMLAAQLARFERPRRWINSGGLGTMGFGFPAAIGAAMAEPGVRSVVIAGDGGFQMTSQELATLKMYDIRNVKICIINNSFLGMVRQWQEMFHEKRYSEVWLGDSNPDFIKLADAYDVPGYRATSMDDLPGAIDAWLNDPKSALLEVVVPHEHGVFPMVPAGAALYELIETEPGRTPDLSDAMEHAAEEANKA